The proteins below are encoded in one region of Polynucleobacter sp. AP-Nino-20-G2:
- the phoB gene encoding phosphate regulon transcriptional regulator PhoB gives MTHRILIVEDEPSIAELIAINLTHAGYEVEKALQADIALNMMRDQLPSLLILDWMLPGKSGVQFARELRGNERTRVLPILMLTAKSEESDKVLGLDSGADDYVTKPFSPKELVARVKALLRRQTPVEDSGPLAVGPLRLDPLSHRVSAVWPNMEPQTLSLGPTEYRLLQFMMANPERVHSRGNLLDKVWGNEVYIEERTVDVHIKRLRAALAPSECDRYIETVRGSGYRITKTPTQT, from the coding sequence ATGACGCACCGCATATTGATTGTGGAAGATGAGCCTTCAATCGCAGAGTTGATCGCGATTAATCTCACACATGCTGGCTATGAAGTTGAGAAGGCCCTTCAGGCTGATATCGCGTTAAATATGATGCGTGATCAGCTTCCCAGTCTATTAATTTTGGATTGGATGTTACCCGGAAAGTCCGGCGTACAGTTTGCTCGGGAGTTGAGGGGAAACGAGAGAACTCGGGTGCTGCCTATTTTGATGTTGACCGCCAAGAGCGAAGAGTCCGACAAGGTTCTTGGTCTTGATTCTGGCGCTGATGATTATGTTACAAAACCATTCTCCCCTAAAGAGTTGGTGGCGCGTGTTAAGGCGCTTTTGCGCCGTCAAACACCGGTTGAGGATAGCGGGCCATTGGCAGTAGGCCCCCTAAGGTTGGATCCACTTTCTCATCGGGTTAGTGCGGTTTGGCCAAATATGGAGCCCCAAACACTATCTTTGGGACCAACGGAATATCGCTTGCTCCAATTTATGATGGCTAATCCTGAGCGCGTTCACTCAAGAGGCAATTTGCTCGATAAGGTTTGGGGCAATGAGGTGTATATCGAGGAGCGCACTGTTGATGTCCATATCAAAAGGCTTAGAGCCGCTTTAGCCCCATCAGAATGTGATCGCTATATCGAGACTGTCAGGGGTAGTGGATATCGCATCACAAAGACCCCAACCCAGACCTAA
- a CDS encoding alkaline phosphatase has product MTIFRLVRVAFACFAFIQSFQLSAAAIYPIESASILAGSKFDIKIELDDVVTLEDVTVRLNSKPIARDAIFISNESGKGSSITYRDVQLNRAGKYVLSATSPKQSLQVSWDVYKSGPRRVKNVILFIGDGMTIANRTSARVLSKGIYEGRYQGKLAFDDMPNMALIGTSGSDSLITDSANSMSAYTTGHKTAVNAMGVYVSRAEDNLSHPKVETIVEIIKRNTKMSVGIVSDAELQDATPGAMVSHTRRRADKSYIAEQLFASGAEVILGGGSAYFYPQSIKGSKRKDEKDLIGQFKSDGYQVVFTKEQLMSASNSNSTKKVFGVFHPDNMDGSLDRFFLKKNTVEQYPNQPDLTDMTKSAIDVLSKNPNGFFLMVEAALIDKFNHPLDWERAAFDTIMLSNAVQIAKDFAKTHPDTLIIVTPDHTHSGSISGVIDDAKPGPLRERVGVYADAGYPNYPKADVNGYPNQIDVSKRLAYFYGNYPDHYETMHPKLDGTFKPAIKGDGGKYVANPKYIQLQEDAIHIGGNLPSHQDVGVHTADDAVLNAMGPGSEKFRGFMDNTEVFKVMVDSLGLGQK; this is encoded by the coding sequence ATGACTATATTTCGCCTTGTTCGGGTAGCGTTTGCATGTTTCGCCTTCATTCAATCATTTCAACTTAGTGCTGCGGCAATTTACCCAATTGAAAGCGCATCCATCTTGGCAGGTTCAAAGTTCGATATCAAAATTGAACTAGATGATGTTGTCACCTTAGAAGATGTAACGGTTCGATTGAATTCTAAGCCTATCGCTAGGGATGCGATTTTTATTTCTAATGAATCTGGCAAAGGTAGCTCCATTACCTATAGGGACGTCCAATTGAATAGGGCGGGAAAATATGTTTTATCCGCGACATCCCCTAAGCAATCGCTGCAAGTGAGTTGGGATGTTTATAAGAGCGGCCCAAGAAGAGTTAAGAATGTCATTCTTTTTATTGGTGATGGAATGACTATTGCCAATAGAACTTCCGCACGTGTTTTATCTAAGGGGATATACGAAGGCCGCTATCAAGGTAAGCTTGCCTTTGACGATATGCCGAATATGGCTCTCATTGGTACATCAGGTTCAGATTCTCTCATTACCGACTCAGCGAACTCCATGAGCGCTTATACAACTGGACATAAGACTGCTGTTAATGCTATGGGTGTTTATGTTTCTAGGGCTGAAGATAATTTATCTCATCCCAAGGTTGAAACCATCGTTGAAATCATTAAGCGGAATACCAAGATGTCGGTGGGTATTGTGTCAGATGCTGAATTGCAGGATGCCACCCCAGGAGCAATGGTATCCCATACACGACGTCGCGCAGATAAGTCATATATTGCGGAACAATTATTTGCTAGTGGGGCCGAAGTAATCCTCGGCGGTGGATCGGCATATTTTTATCCACAGTCAATCAAAGGTTCAAAGCGTAAGGATGAAAAAGACCTCATAGGGCAATTCAAATCAGATGGCTACCAAGTTGTTTTTACTAAAGAACAGTTGATGAGTGCCAGCAACTCAAATTCAACCAAGAAAGTGTTCGGGGTATTTCATCCTGACAATATGGACGGCTCTTTAGATCGCTTTTTTCTCAAGAAGAATACGGTTGAGCAGTATCCAAATCAGCCTGATTTAACTGATATGACTAAGTCGGCAATTGATGTCCTATCTAAGAATCCCAATGGCTTCTTTTTGATGGTTGAGGCTGCATTGATTGATAAATTCAATCACCCCTTAGATTGGGAGCGTGCCGCTTTCGACACTATCATGCTCAGTAATGCGGTACAAATCGCAAAAGATTTCGCCAAAACTCATCCGGATACATTAATTATTGTTACGCCGGATCATACCCATAGCGGATCGATTAGCGGAGTTATTGATGATGCTAAGCCAGGCCCTTTAAGAGAGAGGGTGGGCGTCTATGCTGATGCTGGATATCCCAACTATCCAAAAGCAGATGTGAACGGCTATCCCAATCAGATCGACGTATCAAAGCGACTGGCGTACTTTTACGGGAATTACCCCGATCACTACGAAACCATGCATCCAAAGTTAGATGGGACTTTTAAGCCTGCGATTAAAGGTGATGGCGGTAAATATGTGGCTAACCCAAAATATATACAACTGCAGGAGGATGCGATTCATATTGGTGGAAACTTGCCATCGCATCAGGACGTCGGTGTCCATACGGCAGATGATGCCGTTTTGAATGCAATGGGTCCTGGGTCAGAAAAATTTCGAGGTTTTATGGACAACACTGAAGTCTTTAAGGTGATGGTCGACTCCCTTGGCCTAGGTCAAAAGTAA
- a CDS encoding MgtC/SapB family protein encodes MESFNNINLLSLRDTAISLAAAFIFGGLIGLERQYRQRTAGLRTNILVALGAAIFVDAANRLVGHEGAVHVMAYVVSGIGFLGAGVIMREEGNVRGINTAATLWGSGAVGALAGADLILEAGLATIFVLAANTLLRPVVSLINRQPLDTASVEVTNSVYIIAPKHSQKFALKRFIDTLEAAGYQTQDVEVHQFGSEEVEIQAVLTASAVEGEQMDALIAKIASMDFVNQAFWSPSTTD; translated from the coding sequence ATGGAATCTTTCAACAACATTAATCTTCTCTCGTTGCGAGATACGGCCATTAGCCTGGCTGCTGCTTTTATCTTTGGTGGTTTAATTGGTTTAGAGCGCCAGTATCGGCAGCGAACAGCTGGACTGCGTACCAATATATTGGTGGCGCTTGGTGCGGCAATATTTGTTGATGCTGCGAATCGTTTAGTTGGCCACGAAGGCGCTGTTCACGTAATGGCGTATGTCGTGTCCGGGATTGGCTTTCTTGGCGCGGGGGTTATTATGCGCGAGGAGGGGAATGTTCGCGGCATTAATACGGCGGCTACTCTATGGGGTTCTGGTGCTGTTGGCGCCTTAGCGGGTGCGGATCTGATTTTGGAGGCGGGTTTGGCAACCATCTTTGTCTTGGCAGCCAATACATTATTGCGTCCAGTCGTGAGTCTCATTAACCGACAGCCTCTAGATACTGCGTCGGTTGAGGTGACTAATTCCGTATACATCATTGCACCCAAGCATTCTCAAAAATTTGCCTTGAAGCGTTTTATAGATACCTTGGAAGCTGCTGGGTACCAAACACAAGATGTTGAGGTTCATCAGTTTGGGTCTGAGGAAGTTGAAATTCAAGCCGTGTTGACGGCATCCGCTGTAGAGGGTGAGCAGATGGATGCTCTGATTGCAAAGATCGCCAGCATGGACTTCGTTAATCAGGCTTTTTGGAGTCCTAGCACCACGGATTAA
- the phoR gene encoding phosphate regulon sensor histidine kinase PhoR, translating to MLSALTRFAFLICLALLAAYIVLSNWGVDSAIIAGMSVLAVPLIYSYINLARLRRYVLSDAVETMPLPSGFWEEVFFRLQRLVRNLKQEIRTVEQQHSRFIEAFQASPNGILMLDDQDQIEWCNAISERFFGLNFKRDALQRVNFLIRRPEFIQYLHKRQFEEPLLLERMGPGANLSLMLQAFPYGDKRHLLLIQDVTDLQKADAMRRDFVANVSHEMRTPITVLMGFLETMQSLDLDKSQQHQYFEMMMSQAQRMKSLVEDLLTLANLEANTLPAPMQAIKIPTLMALLKNDAEALSQGRHAFNFDISSSGELMGEEREILSAFGNLVSNAIRYSPDVASISANWRVNADGEGEFSVTDTGPGIASEHLSRLTERFYRVDRSRSRETGGTGLGLAIVKHIANRHQAQLIIESTPGKGSTFTLRFPKERILQQG from the coding sequence ATGTTATCCGCCTTAACTCGTTTTGCCTTCCTTATTTGCCTTGCGCTTTTGGCTGCATATATCGTCTTGTCTAACTGGGGTGTTGATTCGGCGATCATCGCTGGCATGAGCGTTCTCGCTGTCCCGCTTATTTACTCATATATCAATCTTGCGCGCTTAAGAAGATATGTCCTGTCTGATGCCGTTGAAACAATGCCTCTGCCCAGCGGATTTTGGGAGGAGGTTTTTTTTAGGCTTCAACGTCTTGTCAGAAATCTAAAGCAAGAAATCAGAACTGTTGAACAGCAGCACAGTAGATTCATAGAGGCATTCCAGGCCTCCCCAAACGGCATCTTAATGCTTGACGATCAAGATCAAATTGAGTGGTGCAATGCCATTTCAGAGCGATTTTTCGGTTTGAACTTCAAGCGTGACGCGCTCCAGCGAGTCAACTTTCTGATACGTCGACCAGAGTTTATTCAATATCTTCATAAGCGGCAGTTTGAGGAGCCTTTATTGCTTGAGCGCATGGGTCCGGGGGCTAACCTAAGCCTCATGCTGCAAGCCTTTCCTTATGGCGATAAACGACATCTACTATTGATTCAGGATGTAACGGATCTGCAAAAGGCGGATGCGATGCGTCGTGATTTCGTGGCGAATGTTTCGCATGAAATGAGGACTCCAATTACGGTGTTGATGGGCTTTCTGGAAACGATGCAATCGCTTGATCTTGATAAGTCTCAACAGCACCAATATTTTGAAATGATGATGTCCCAAGCCCAGCGAATGAAAAGTCTGGTTGAGGACCTATTAACCTTGGCCAATCTCGAGGCTAATACCTTGCCCGCTCCCATGCAGGCCATTAAGATCCCGACCTTAATGGCTTTGTTGAAGAATGATGCTGAAGCACTTTCGCAGGGACGCCATGCGTTTAATTTTGATATTTCCAGTTCCGGGGAGTTGATGGGTGAGGAGCGCGAGATTCTCTCGGCGTTTGGAAACTTGGTCTCTAACGCAATTCGTTACTCACCTGATGTGGCTTCTATTAGTGCAAATTGGCGCGTTAATGCGGATGGTGAAGGTGAGTTCTCGGTTACTGATACCGGACCTGGTATTGCTTCAGAACACTTGTCCAGGTTAACTGAGCGCTTTTACCGGGTAGATCGAAGTAGATCCAGGGAAACGGGTGGAACTGGTTTGGGTCTGGCGATTGTGAAGCATATTGCTAATCGCCATCAGGCCCAGTTAATTATTGAGAGTACTCCGGGGAAGGGAAGCACTTTTACCTTGCGCTTCCCAAAAGAGAGGATTTTGCAGCAAGGATAA
- a CDS encoding diacylglycerol kinase gives MNTPYHIDQNPHKGNRGIARAWHAAKNSWCGIVYALKEESAFRQELTLLVCLTPVALYLPLNSLEKCALIVSLIMVLVVELLNSSVEAAIDRISFDHHDLSKRAKDFGSAAVMLALLAAALLWITICAPLVMHW, from the coding sequence TTGAATACCCCCTATCACATCGACCAAAACCCGCATAAAGGGAATCGCGGGATTGCTAGAGCTTGGCATGCCGCCAAGAACTCTTGGTGCGGAATTGTGTATGCATTGAAAGAAGAAAGCGCCTTCAGGCAAGAGTTGACGCTACTTGTCTGCCTCACTCCAGTAGCCCTCTATCTACCACTCAATTCACTAGAAAAATGCGCACTGATTGTTTCTTTGATCATGGTTCTAGTAGTGGAGTTATTGAACTCCAGCGTTGAGGCGGCAATTGATCGAATTTCATTTGACCATCATGATCTCTCTAAGCGCGCTAAAGATTTTGGGTCGGCCGCGGTCATGCTAGCCCTACTAGCAGCCGCCCTATTGTGGATCACGATTTGCGCCCCGCTTGTGATGCATTGGTAA
- a CDS encoding Ppx/GppA phosphatase family protein: protein MLVAQVVHTPSGTQLRPIDTLRESVRLAAGLTDNKLLGNDAYQRGLTAIRRFGERIRGFDPSQVRAVATNTLRVAKNAPNFVHDAQEALGFPIEIIAGVEEARLIYIGAAHEVSAIQGNRLVVDIGGGSTELIIGKGYEPRLMESLYIGCVSHSLRFFPKGNIDSHAFKEAELAARREIQVISGAYLKSGWKQVIGSSGTARALAELIADNNFNGQVDGLTMGRVNGSSGLITRDGLRAMKKHLLKYEHVSQVELLGLKDDRRSVWPGGLAIMIAVFDELGIESMEVTDAALRIGVLYDLLGRSQHDDMRFVTVEQFMQRYAVDREQAKRVGNLAAEFLAQLPKPDAESRADNIALLQWAANLHEIGLSISHNGYHKHSAYIAGNADMPGFSKNDQARLAALLIGHAGKLGKLANNANFLDWRMLFCLRLAQVLCRGRSDGHLPKVKVSESNGSYLVSLSKEWAKEHPLTEFSLQKEAAEWERIGRPYSISLK from the coding sequence ATGCTGGTAGCGCAAGTAGTGCATACGCCATCAGGCACTCAATTACGACCTATAGATACCCTTCGTGAATCCGTTCGTCTGGCGGCTGGCTTAACGGATAACAAACTTTTAGGTAATGACGCCTACCAGCGTGGTCTGACGGCGATTCGTCGATTCGGGGAGCGTATTCGGGGCTTTGATCCATCACAGGTTCGCGCAGTCGCGACCAATACACTGCGTGTGGCAAAAAATGCCCCTAATTTTGTACATGATGCGCAAGAGGCGTTAGGTTTCCCGATCGAGATCATTGCGGGCGTAGAGGAAGCCCGACTGATCTACATTGGGGCGGCCCATGAGGTATCCGCAATCCAGGGTAATCGGTTGGTTGTTGATATCGGCGGCGGCTCTACAGAGCTCATTATTGGCAAAGGATATGAACCCAGGCTGATGGAAAGCCTCTACATTGGCTGTGTATCCCACAGTCTGCGGTTTTTTCCAAAAGGAAATATCGATTCACATGCTTTTAAAGAGGCTGAATTGGCTGCTAGACGAGAGATTCAGGTGATCTCCGGCGCTTACTTGAAAAGCGGTTGGAAGCAGGTCATTGGATCTTCTGGAACGGCGCGCGCATTGGCCGAGTTGATTGCGGATAATAATTTCAATGGTCAAGTGGATGGCCTAACGATGGGCAGGGTAAATGGCTCAAGCGGCCTAATCACTCGCGATGGCTTAAGGGCCATGAAAAAGCACTTATTGAAATATGAACATGTAAGTCAGGTCGAGTTATTGGGTCTGAAGGATGATCGTCGCTCTGTCTGGCCCGGTGGTCTTGCCATCATGATTGCCGTTTTCGATGAGCTGGGTATTGAGAGTATGGAAGTAACCGATGCAGCCTTGCGCATTGGTGTGCTCTATGACTTATTGGGTCGCTCTCAGCACGACGATATGCGTTTTGTCACGGTAGAGCAATTTATGCAGCGGTATGCGGTTGATCGCGAACAGGCGAAACGGGTTGGCAATCTAGCTGCAGAATTTTTAGCGCAATTGCCAAAGCCTGATGCTGAAAGTAGGGCGGACAATATTGCTTTGCTGCAGTGGGCCGCCAATTTACACGAAATCGGTTTATCGATTTCACATAACGGATATCACAAGCATTCTGCCTATATCGCTGGTAATGCCGATATGCCTGGTTTCTCAAAGAATGATCAAGCGCGCTTAGCCGCTTTACTGATTGGGCATGCTGGCAAATTAGGCAAGCTGGCAAATAATGCCAATTTCTTAGATTGGCGCATGTTATTTTGTTTACGTTTGGCGCAAGTACTTTGCCGCGGTCGTAGCGATGGGCATTTACCCAAGGTTAAAGTCTCTGAGAGCAATGGCTCTTATTTAGTAAGCCTGTCAAAAGAGTGGGCTAAAGAGCATCCCTTAACCGAATTTAGCTTGCAAAAAGAAGCCGCCGAATGGGAACGCATTGGACGGCCTTACAGCATTAGTCTGAAATAA
- a CDS encoding CorA family divalent cation transporter: protein MSFIANHNANISTPPIMQPFPINGVVFAWEMTLSGKNREIPLFEIADALIDPEASIWLHLNLSNSQVQRWLKNTPLIPDRVVEMIDEGVTRSRLERIEKLDDCLLMVMNDFHHEFGDKDGDSGLGTLWAILTPRLMISLRNNPLRTTDRLRSDLRSGLLNPCSTIELFHELIDLRAEYLRTLLIRLSETMDDLEEILLKGKDLPEHEHLGRIRVQCSRLRRQFSPELIALHRLHKRLPYWFSDDDKNRLNDDLDLLSYLVQEVSNLYDRAKILQDEQAAHVAEFNARNLQVLSVMTVIFLPMTLLTGIMGMNMEDLPGLKESFYIIMALMATAGAAVYLGLKVRKII from the coding sequence ATGTCATTCATAGCCAACCACAACGCCAACATTAGTACTCCGCCAATCATGCAACCCTTCCCTATTAACGGAGTTGTGTTCGCATGGGAAATGACCCTCTCAGGTAAAAACCGTGAAATCCCACTTTTTGAAATAGCTGATGCACTCATCGATCCGGAAGCGTCTATCTGGCTACATCTCAATCTATCCAATTCTCAGGTACAGCGCTGGCTAAAAAATACACCACTGATCCCTGATCGCGTTGTTGAGATGATCGATGAAGGCGTAACGCGTAGTCGACTGGAAAGAATTGAAAAATTAGACGACTGTCTGTTGATGGTAATGAATGATTTCCACCATGAATTCGGTGACAAAGATGGCGACTCCGGCTTGGGGACATTATGGGCAATTCTCACGCCAAGATTGATGATCTCCTTGAGAAACAACCCACTTAGAACAACCGACCGACTCAGATCCGACCTGAGAAGTGGATTGCTTAACCCATGCTCTACCATTGAACTATTTCATGAGTTAATTGATTTGCGCGCAGAATACCTTCGCACTTTACTCATTCGCCTTTCCGAAACGATGGATGATTTGGAGGAAATCCTACTCAAAGGAAAAGATTTACCTGAACACGAACATCTTGGCCGCATACGCGTTCAATGTAGCCGTCTTAGGCGCCAGTTTTCGCCAGAATTAATTGCCCTACATCGCCTTCATAAAAGACTGCCCTATTGGTTTTCAGACGATGATAAAAATAGGCTAAATGACGACTTAGACCTACTCTCTTATTTAGTGCAAGAGGTATCCAACCTATATGATCGGGCCAAGATATTGCAAGATGAGCAGGCAGCTCACGTAGCAGAATTTAATGCGCGCAATCTACAGGTACTCTCAGTAATGACAGTCATATTTCTGCCCATGACACTTTTGACTGGAATCATGGGAATGAATATGGAAGACCTGCCCGGCCTAAAAGAATCCTTCTATATTATTATGGCCTTAATGGCAACGGCTGGAGCTGCCGTTTACCTTGGCCTGAAGGTTCGAAAGATTATTTAG
- the phoU gene encoding phosphate signaling complex protein PhoU yields the protein MPDKHLSSQFDADLNSLSSRLLEMGGLVESQISTAMRAFTQMDIETCNVVIANEKAVNDLEIQIDLACTEVIARRQPTARDLRLVMAVSKAITNLERAGDEAERVAKRTKRLIEAGATHNINVAEIRLSGQMAISLLRRSLDAFARLDTVAAAEVVQEDRQIDEEFRGFVRKLISYMMEDPHTITTGLDMLTIAKAIERIGDHAKNIAEFVIYVAKGSDVRHIPHEDLVREANK from the coding sequence ATGCCAGATAAACACCTTTCATCACAATTTGATGCCGATTTAAATTCCTTATCTAGTCGTTTATTAGAAATGGGCGGCTTAGTTGAGTCGCAGATTTCTACCGCGATGCGCGCTTTTACGCAAATGGATATTGAAACTTGCAATGTCGTTATTGCAAATGAAAAAGCAGTGAATGATCTGGAAATTCAGATTGATTTGGCTTGTACTGAGGTGATTGCTCGTCGCCAGCCCACAGCTAGAGATTTGCGCTTGGTGATGGCTGTATCCAAGGCAATTACTAACTTAGAACGTGCTGGAGATGAAGCCGAGCGCGTTGCTAAAAGAACGAAGCGTCTGATTGAGGCTGGAGCTACCCATAACATTAATGTGGCTGAAATTCGTTTATCCGGTCAAATGGCCATCTCCTTGCTGCGTCGTAGCTTGGATGCTTTTGCTCGCTTAGATACGGTTGCGGCAGCAGAAGTGGTTCAAGAAGATCGTCAGATTGATGAGGAGTTTAGGGGATTTGTTCGTAAGCTCATTTCTTACATGATGGAAGATCCGCACACAATCACAACAGGATTGGATATGCTGACTATTGCGAAAGCCATTGAGCGTATTGGTGATCATGCAAAAAATATCGCTGAGTTTGTGATCTATGTAGCGAAGGGTTCTGATGTGCGTCATATTCCTCACGAGGATTTAGTACGCGAAGCGAATAAATAA
- a CDS encoding arsenate reductase ArsC, with product MDRQYNILFLCTGNSARSILAEALATTLSHGRFIGYSAGSRPVGTVHPIALELTKFMGYPPQLLRSKSWNEYGREGAPKMDFIITVCDSAQGETCPYWPGHPATAHWGFQDPAAVNTGDEDMLLAFKKVEMGLRNRIELLLDLPVEKLDRLEIKDRLQSIHHRLKFGNSENSA from the coding sequence ATGGATCGTCAATACAACATTCTATTTTTGTGTACCGGGAACTCGGCTAGATCAATTCTTGCTGAAGCTCTGGCAACCACCCTGAGCCACGGACGATTTATTGGGTATTCGGCGGGATCAAGACCTGTAGGCACTGTTCACCCAATTGCTCTCGAGCTTACTAAATTCATGGGCTATCCCCCGCAGCTTTTGAGAAGCAAGAGTTGGAATGAATATGGTCGGGAGGGCGCCCCCAAAATGGATTTCATTATTACTGTTTGTGATTCTGCGCAAGGAGAGACTTGCCCCTATTGGCCCGGTCATCCGGCTACAGCTCACTGGGGGTTTCAGGATCCTGCAGCCGTTAATACGGGTGATGAGGATATGTTATTGGCATTTAAGAAAGTGGAGATGGGGCTGCGCAATCGAATTGAGCTTTTATTGGACCTGCCCGTCGAAAAGCTTGATCGACTCGAAATAAAAGACCGCCTACAAAGTATTCATCATCGACTCAAGTTCGGAAATTCAGAAAACTCGGCTTAA
- a CDS encoding GNAT family N-acetyltransferase, with protein sequence MSDIPNPLGAFDIFNSRFEGKPKKKKKNKAEAIKKLFSKKLAKKLFGKKFATLARAELEVPAATIEKSIAKPKRPALQVTWASNVSEIKEAQRLRYKVFAEEMGANLPANPENLDIDEFDAYCDHLLIRDQEALKVVGTYRVLPPHKALEIGRLYSDSEFDLSRLNHLRPKMVELGRSCVHADYRSGAVIMALWSGLAQYMQKHEYEIMLGCASIPMADGGHFAASLYNSLTNEQMAPVEQHAFPRLPLPLDRLNGGLQVEPPPLIKGYLKLGAKICSAPAWDPDFNTADVLTMLRLSEINPRYAKHFLGL encoded by the coding sequence ATGTCAGACATCCCAAACCCATTAGGCGCATTTGATATCTTCAATTCTCGCTTTGAAGGTAAGCCAAAAAAGAAGAAGAAAAATAAAGCAGAGGCTATCAAGAAGCTTTTTTCCAAAAAATTAGCTAAAAAGTTATTTGGTAAGAAATTCGCTACTCTTGCACGCGCCGAGCTAGAGGTGCCAGCAGCAACGATCGAGAAGAGCATCGCTAAGCCTAAGCGGCCAGCACTTCAAGTGACATGGGCAAGCAATGTCAGTGAAATCAAAGAGGCACAGCGACTGAGATATAAAGTGTTTGCAGAAGAGATGGGCGCCAATCTACCGGCGAATCCTGAAAACCTAGATATTGATGAGTTTGATGCCTATTGCGATCATTTACTGATTCGCGACCAAGAGGCGCTCAAAGTCGTTGGAACCTATCGAGTTCTTCCGCCACATAAAGCACTGGAAATTGGCCGCCTCTATTCCGACTCTGAATTTGATTTGTCACGCCTGAATCATTTACGACCAAAAATGGTTGAGCTTGGTCGCTCATGTGTACATGCGGACTATCGCTCTGGCGCTGTGATCATGGCGCTATGGAGTGGACTGGCACAGTACATGCAAAAACACGAATATGAAATCATGCTAGGTTGCGCAAGCATCCCTATGGCCGATGGCGGTCACTTTGCAGCAAGCCTATATAACTCGCTCACCAATGAGCAAATGGCTCCAGTAGAGCAGCACGCTTTCCCGCGCCTGCCACTTCCGTTGGATCGCCTTAATGGCGGACTTCAAGTGGAGCCGCCGCCATTGATTAAAGGCTACCTCAAATTAGGCGCAAAGATTTGTAGCGCCCCAGCCTGGGATCCGGATTTCAATACCGCGGATGTCTTAACCATGTTGCGCTTATCAGAAATTAATCCGCGGTATGCAAAGCATTTCTTAGGGCTGTAA
- a CDS encoding GDCCVxC domain-containing (seleno)protein, producing the protein MNTKTLNQHSIITCPHCQGHEILEVPQGTSQHLYRCPSCSTILKPKSGDCCIFCSFGSLDCASSEQNLAA; encoded by the coding sequence GTGAATACTAAAACCCTAAACCAGCACTCCATCATTACATGCCCCCATTGTCAGGGACATGAAATTCTCGAAGTCCCTCAAGGCACTTCGCAGCACCTGTATCGCTGCCCATCTTGCAGCACAATTTTGAAGCCAAAATCTGGCGACTGCTGTATTTTCTGTAGTTTTGGTAGTTTAGATTGCGCTAGTTCAGAGCAAAATTTAGCGGCATAG